The Actinomyces sp. oral taxon 414 genome has a segment encoding these proteins:
- the clpX gene encoding ATP-dependent Clp protease ATP-binding subunit ClpX, whose protein sequence is MARSAESVDLLKCSFCGKSQKQVKKLIAGPGVYICDECIELCNEIVDEELGESAAGVPLELPKPQEIFDFLNQYVIGQESAKRAMSVAVYNHYKRVQVRERSVAEGDGLELGKSNILLLGPTGTGKTHLARTLARLLDVPFAIVDATALTEAGYVGEDVENILLKLIQAADGDVKRAEKGIIYIDEIDKIGRKAENPSITRDVSGEGVQQALLKIIEGTTASVPPGGGRKHPHQEFLEIDTTNILFIAAGAFAGIEDIVRQRERKESGAQTLGFGGVLAEEKKDVFASQVRPEDLHKFGLIPEFIGRLPVIATVQDLGVAELMRVMTEPKNALVSQYQYLFSLDGVELELTNDAIEAVAELALTRKTGARGLTSIVEEVLGDAMFEVPSLPEVGRVVVDGDAVRGRCRPRYEAGSGTLAATMKSGRSRTA, encoded by the coding sequence GTGGCACGCAGCGCTGAGAGTGTCGACCTGCTCAAGTGCTCCTTCTGCGGCAAGAGTCAGAAGCAGGTCAAGAAGCTCATTGCCGGTCCCGGTGTCTACATCTGCGACGAGTGCATAGAGCTGTGCAATGAGATCGTGGACGAGGAGCTCGGGGAGTCCGCCGCCGGCGTGCCCCTCGAACTACCCAAGCCGCAGGAGATCTTCGACTTCCTCAACCAGTACGTCATCGGCCAGGAGAGCGCCAAACGCGCCATGAGCGTGGCCGTCTACAACCATTACAAGCGCGTCCAGGTGCGCGAGCGCTCCGTGGCCGAGGGCGACGGCCTGGAGCTGGGCAAGTCCAACATCCTCCTGCTCGGGCCCACGGGCACGGGCAAGACCCACCTGGCCCGCACGCTCGCCCGCCTGCTCGACGTGCCCTTCGCCATCGTTGACGCCACCGCCCTGACCGAGGCCGGCTACGTGGGCGAGGACGTGGAGAACATCCTCCTCAAGCTCATCCAGGCGGCCGACGGCGACGTCAAGCGGGCGGAGAAGGGCATCATCTACATCGACGAGATCGACAAGATCGGCCGCAAGGCGGAGAACCCCTCCATCACCCGCGACGTATCCGGCGAGGGCGTGCAGCAGGCCCTGCTCAAGATCATCGAGGGCACCACGGCCTCCGTGCCGCCCGGGGGCGGGCGCAAGCACCCCCACCAGGAGTTCCTGGAGATCGACACCACCAACATCCTGTTCATCGCCGCCGGGGCCTTCGCCGGCATCGAGGACATCGTCCGCCAGCGCGAGCGCAAGGAGTCCGGGGCGCAGACGCTCGGCTTCGGCGGGGTCCTGGCGGAGGAGAAGAAGGACGTCTTCGCCTCCCAGGTCCGCCCCGAGGACCTGCACAAGTTCGGCCTCATCCCCGAGTTCATCGGCCGCCTGCCCGTGATCGCCACCGTTCAGGACCTGGGTGTGGCCGAGCTCATGCGGGTGATGACCGAGCCGAAGAACGCCCTGGTCTCGCAGTACCAGTACCTCTTCAGCCTCGACGGCGTGGAGCTGGAGCTGACCAACGACGCCATTGAGGCCGTGGCCGAGCTCGCCCTGACGCGCAAGACCGGCGCGCGCGGCCTGACCTCCATTGTCGAGGAGGTGCTGGGGGACGCCATGTTCGAGGTGCCCTCCCTGCCCGAGGTCGGGCGCGTCGTCGTCGACGGCGACGCCGTGCGCGGGCGATGCCGGCCCCGCTACGAGGCGGGCTCGGGGACCCTGGCGGCGACCATGAAGAGCGGGCGGAGCCGGACCGCATGA
- a CDS encoding AMP-dependent synthetase/ligase: MLDGAATSNLITEPDSSWTVPWLLADRIDRDPQSTIIERKSALGNSWEAVSARGFGEDVARIASGLMGLGLEQGQAVSIMARTSYEWTLLDMAIARAGLVSVPIYETDSAEQIEWILADAQVRLVITESVALAHVVRQAVDAFRAAHPQGQQVRVLSLDRDALSTVSEAGRAVTRQDLDTRSQAVSGEDVFSIIYTSGTTGRPKGVEITHLMAAGLAWNGVRWIPDLLFTEDTRLLLFLPLAHSYARCLELLAIAGKGVLGHTPDVATLLPDLKGFGPSYVLAVPRVLEKIYNAADAKAGGGLKLRTFRWAAKVAIEYSRALDTEAGPSFQLKSAHALADRLVYRSIRDLLGPNARYAISGGGPLGERLGHFYRGLGLIILEGYGLTETLGPLSVNLTWGNKIGTVGPPVCGARARVGDDGEIEVSGMSVFSHYHNNPDADAQSFTPDGWFRTGDIGTIDSEGWIRITGRKKEIIVTAGGKNVAPAILEDRLRGHPLVSQVVVIGDGEPFISALITLDREMLPGWLRNHGLPEMDVVEASTDPRVLAALDRAVARTNRAVSRAESIRSFRVLTTDFTEANGLLTPSLKVKRGAVMKAHADTIADIYASKKKGPQE, encoded by the coding sequence ATGCTCGACGGCGCCGCGACCAGCAACCTCATCACCGAGCCGGATTCCTCCTGGACGGTCCCGTGGCTGCTCGCCGACCGCATCGACCGCGACCCGCAGTCCACGATCATCGAGCGCAAGTCGGCGCTGGGCAACTCCTGGGAGGCCGTCTCGGCCCGTGGCTTCGGCGAGGACGTCGCCCGCATCGCCTCCGGCCTCATGGGCCTGGGACTGGAGCAGGGCCAGGCCGTGAGCATTATGGCGCGCACCTCCTACGAGTGGACCCTGCTGGACATGGCCATCGCCCGCGCTGGCCTGGTGTCGGTACCCATCTACGAGACCGACTCGGCCGAGCAGATCGAGTGGATCCTCGCCGACGCGCAGGTCCGCCTGGTCATCACCGAGTCGGTGGCCCTGGCCCACGTCGTCCGCCAGGCCGTCGACGCCTTCCGCGCCGCCCACCCCCAGGGGCAGCAGGTGCGGGTCCTGTCCCTGGACCGCGACGCCTTGAGCACCGTCTCCGAGGCGGGCCGCGCGGTGACCCGCCAGGACCTGGACACGCGCTCGCAGGCCGTGAGCGGCGAGGACGTCTTCTCCATCATCTACACCTCCGGCACCACCGGCAGGCCCAAGGGCGTGGAGATCACCCACCTCATGGCGGCCGGCCTGGCCTGGAACGGGGTGCGCTGGATCCCCGACCTGCTCTTCACCGAGGACACGCGCCTGCTGCTGTTCCTGCCGCTGGCCCACTCCTACGCCCGGTGCCTGGAGCTGCTGGCCATCGCCGGCAAGGGCGTGCTCGGCCACACTCCCGACGTCGCCACCCTGCTGCCCGACCTCAAGGGCTTCGGCCCCTCCTACGTGCTGGCGGTGCCCCGCGTCCTGGAGAAGATCTACAACGCCGCGGACGCCAAGGCCGGGGGCGGCCTCAAGCTCAGGACCTTCCGCTGGGCCGCCAAGGTCGCCATCGAGTACTCGCGCGCCCTGGACACCGAGGCCGGCCCCTCCTTCCAGCTCAAGTCCGCCCACGCCCTGGCGGACCGGCTCGTCTACCGCAGCATCCGCGACCTGCTGGGCCCCAACGCCCGCTACGCGATCTCCGGCGGCGGGCCGCTGGGCGAGCGCCTGGGCCACTTCTACCGCGGCCTGGGCCTGATCATCCTCGAGGGCTACGGCCTGACCGAGACGCTCGGGCCCCTGAGCGTCAACCTCACCTGGGGCAACAAGATCGGCACCGTGGGCCCGCCCGTGTGCGGCGCCCGGGCCCGGGTGGGCGACGACGGCGAGATCGAGGTCAGCGGCATGAGCGTCTTCAGCCACTACCACAACAACCCTGACGCGGACGCGCAGTCCTTCACGCCGGACGGCTGGTTCCGCACCGGCGACATCGGGACGATCGACTCCGAGGGCTGGATCAGGATCACCGGCCGCAAGAAGGAGATCATTGTCACCGCGGGCGGCAAGAACGTCGCCCCCGCCATCCTGGAGGACCGGCTGCGCGGGCACCCGCTGGTGTCCCAGGTGGTCGTCATCGGCGACGGCGAGCCCTTCATCTCCGCGCTCATCACCCTGGACCGCGAGATGCTGCCCGGCTGGCTGCGCAACCACGGGCTGCCGGAGATGGACGTCGTCGAGGCCTCGACCGACCCGCGGGTCCTGGCGGCCCTCGACCGCGCGGTGGCGCGCACGAACCGGGCGGTCTCGCGCGCCGAGTCCATCCGCTCCTTCCGGGTGCTGACCACCGACTTCACCGAGGCCAACGGCCTGCTGACCCCCTCCCTGAAGGTCAAGCGCGGGGCGGTCATGAAGGCGCACGCCGACACCATCGCCGACATCTACGCCTCCAAGAAGAAGGGCCCCCAGGAGTAG
- the valS gene encoding valine--tRNA ligase — MSGSSAERSPRFQPSELHSPRVPARVSIDGLETVWGGRWEAEGTYAFDRGAQRAEVFSIDTPPPTVSGSLHVGHVFSYTHTDTVARFQRMRGKAVFYPMGWDDNGLPTERRVQNYFGVRCDPSLPYDPDFTPPHTGGEGKSIKARDQVPVSRRNFVELCERLTVEDEKQFEALWRRLGLSVDWSHTYQTIGERARKVAQTAFLRNLERGEAYQAAAPGLWDVTFGTAVAQAELESREYPGFYHRLAFHIVDEAAAARAAAAGAPVENGVDVCVETTRPELLAACVALVAHPDDERYRPLFGTTVASPVFGVEVPVLAHPAAERDKGAGIAMCCTFGDTTDIDWWRDLGLPLRAILRRDGRIETETPEWITSEAGREMYAAMAGKTAFSARQVLVERLAHTGEMRGEPTKTVRQTNFFEKGDKPLEIVTSRQWYIRNGGKEWTNPASGADLRAELLERGRQLDFHPDFMRVRYDNWVRGLKGDWLVSRQRFFGVPFPLWYRVGADGEVDYDAILTPDESELPVDPSSDVPAGYTQDQRGVPGGFVGELDIMDTWATSSLSPQLASGWLTDEDLFGRVYPMDLRPQGQDIIRTWLFSSVVRADLEFGALPWTNAGLSGWILDSDHKKMSKSRGNVVTPMGLLEQYGSDAVRYWAASARLGLDAAFEEAQIKVGRRLAIKILNASKFALSMGIAWDADEAAVAAAPAPCLDPAAVVEPIDRAVLAALADVVDTATAAFEEFGHARALETAESFFWTFCDDYIELVKDRANDFDGSHDAASVRSARAALAIAVDTFVRLFAPFLPFVTEEVWSWYRTGSVHRAAWPQAEGLRQAAAGADADLVERAGAVLAALRKVKSEAKTSQKTPILSVTLAVSPQIASAVEAVRADLTEAAKATGAFEVSTSRGDDGAGPVSVTAVELGQAPAKTPRR; from the coding sequence ATGTCTGGATCCTCCGCCGAGCGCTCCCCCCGCTTCCAGCCCTCCGAGCTCCACAGCCCCCGCGTGCCCGCCAGGGTGAGCATCGACGGCCTGGAGACCGTCTGGGGAGGGCGCTGGGAGGCCGAGGGGACCTACGCCTTCGACCGCGGCGCGCAGCGCGCGGAGGTCTTCTCCATCGACACCCCCCCGCCCACGGTCTCCGGCTCCCTGCACGTGGGGCACGTCTTCTCCTACACCCACACCGACACCGTGGCCCGCTTCCAGCGCATGCGCGGCAAGGCGGTGTTCTACCCCATGGGCTGGGACGACAACGGCCTGCCCACCGAGCGGCGGGTGCAGAACTACTTCGGGGTGCGCTGCGACCCCTCCCTGCCCTACGACCCGGACTTCACCCCGCCGCACACCGGCGGCGAGGGCAAGTCGATCAAGGCCCGCGACCAGGTGCCGGTGTCGCGGCGCAACTTCGTCGAGCTGTGCGAGCGCCTCACGGTCGAGGACGAGAAGCAGTTCGAGGCCCTGTGGCGCCGGCTCGGCCTGAGTGTGGACTGGTCGCACACCTACCAGACCATCGGCGAGCGGGCCCGCAAGGTGGCTCAGACCGCCTTCCTGCGCAACCTCGAGCGCGGCGAGGCCTACCAGGCGGCGGCCCCCGGCCTGTGGGACGTCACCTTCGGCACGGCGGTGGCCCAGGCCGAGCTGGAGTCGCGCGAATACCCCGGCTTCTACCACCGCCTGGCCTTCCACATCGTGGATGAGGCGGCCGCCGCCAGGGCCGCGGCCGCCGGCGCCCCGGTGGAGAACGGCGTCGACGTGTGCGTCGAGACCACCCGCCCCGAGCTGCTGGCCGCCTGCGTGGCCCTGGTGGCCCACCCCGACGACGAGCGCTACCGGCCACTGTTCGGCACCACGGTGGCCTCCCCCGTCTTCGGCGTGGAGGTGCCGGTCCTGGCCCACCCGGCCGCCGAGAGGGACAAGGGCGCGGGCATCGCCATGTGCTGCACCTTCGGCGACACCACCGACATCGACTGGTGGCGCGACCTGGGGCTGCCGCTGCGCGCGATCCTGCGCAGGGACGGGCGCATTGAGACCGAGACGCCCGAGTGGATCACCTCCGAGGCCGGCCGCGAGATGTACGCGGCCATGGCCGGCAAGACCGCCTTCTCCGCCCGCCAGGTCCTGGTGGAGCGCCTGGCGCACACCGGCGAGATGCGCGGCGAGCCCACGAAGACGGTGCGTCAGACGAACTTCTTCGAGAAGGGCGACAAGCCCCTGGAGATCGTCACCTCCCGCCAGTGGTACATCCGCAACGGCGGCAAGGAGTGGACCAACCCGGCCTCCGGCGCCGATCTGCGCGCCGAGCTGCTGGAGCGCGGGCGCCAGCTGGACTTCCACCCCGACTTCATGCGGGTGCGCTACGACAACTGGGTGCGGGGCCTGAAGGGCGACTGGCTGGTGTCGCGCCAGCGCTTCTTCGGCGTGCCCTTCCCGCTGTGGTACAGGGTCGGGGCCGACGGCGAGGTCGACTACGACGCGATCCTGACCCCGGACGAGTCCGAACTGCCGGTGGACCCCTCCTCCGACGTCCCGGCCGGCTACACCCAGGACCAGCGCGGCGTCCCCGGCGGCTTCGTCGGCGAGCTCGACATTATGGACACCTGGGCCACCTCCTCCCTGTCTCCCCAGCTGGCCTCGGGCTGGCTGACCGATGAGGACCTCTTCGGCCGGGTCTACCCCATGGACCTGCGCCCCCAGGGCCAGGACATTATCCGCACCTGGCTGTTCTCCTCCGTGGTGCGCGCCGACCTGGAGTTCGGGGCCCTGCCGTGGACGAATGCCGGCCTGTCGGGCTGGATTCTGGACTCCGACCACAAGAAGATGAGCAAGTCCAGGGGCAATGTGGTCACGCCCATGGGCCTGCTGGAGCAGTACGGCTCCGACGCCGTGCGCTACTGGGCGGCCTCGGCCCGCCTGGGCCTGGACGCCGCCTTCGAGGAGGCCCAGATCAAGGTCGGCCGCCGCCTGGCCATTAAGATCCTCAACGCCTCCAAGTTCGCCCTGTCCATGGGGATCGCCTGGGACGCCGACGAGGCCGCCGTCGCCGCCGCCCCGGCGCCCTGCCTGGACCCCGCCGCGGTCGTCGAGCCGATCGACCGGGCAGTCCTGGCCGCACTGGCCGACGTCGTCGACACCGCCACCGCCGCCTTCGAGGAGTTCGGGCACGCCCGCGCCCTGGAGACCGCCGAGTCCTTCTTCTGGACCTTCTGCGACGACTACATCGAACTGGTCAAGGACCGGGCCAACGACTTCGACGGCTCCCACGACGCCGCCTCGGTCCGCTCGGCGCGGGCGGCCCTGGCGATCGCGGTGGACACCTTCGTGCGCCTGTTCGCCCCCTTCCTGCCCTTCGTCACCGAGGAGGTGTGGAGCTGGTACCGCACCGGCTCGGTCCACCGGGCCGCCTGGCCGCAGGCCGAGGGGCTGCGCCAGGCCGCGGCGGGCGCCGACGCCGACCTGGTCGAGCGCGCCGGAGCGGTCCTGGCGGCCCTGCGCAAGGTCAAGTCCGAGGCCAAGACCAGCCAGAAGACGCCGATCCTCTCGGTGACGCTGGCCGTGTCCCCCCAGATCGCGTCCGCCGTCGAGGCCGTGCGCGCGGACCTGACCGAGGCCGCCAAGGCGACCGGGGCCTTCGAGGTCTCGACGTCGAGGGGCGACGACGGCGCCGGGCCTGTGTCCGTCACCGCCGTCGAACTGGGCCAGGCCCCGGCCAAGACCCCCCGCAGGTGA
- a CDS encoding AMP-dependent synthetase/ligase, with the protein MTNPPDSPSPVAPAGSGALEWHAPTLVRINEKTTVPALLRERVSRSANRALIARKQEMGEVWRTITAREFSEEVDAVACGLIGLGLEPGARVAIMSRTRYEWTLLDFACWTAALVPVPIYETSSSEQIAHVLTDADVSLVVAETITMAELARAAAAAAGREGTPVLSLDTEAIRTITEAGASVPPQALAERAEDLTTSSLATIVYTSGTTGTPKGTVLSHGNFTELCVNAHRWMPEIAMGTDSRLLLFLPLAHVFARFLEVFQITGAGVIGHTPDTKNLLSDLASFRPSYLLVVPRVLEKIYNSADARAGSGGARRVFRWAAKTAVDYSRALDTPEGPSRSLRAQRAVADRLVFRRIRTLVGGNADWIISGGAPLSQRLAHFYRGLGIPVLEGYGLTETVGPVSVNTPRLSKIGTVGPPLPPVAVRVSEDGEILVKGPSVFQGYHNDPAATAAAFTPDGWFRTGDLGSLDRDGYVSITGRAKEIIVTAGGKNVAPAGLEDPLRGHPLISQVVVVGEKRPFVAALITLDAEMLPGWLRNHGLPPMTVAEAASDPHVLAALDRAVERANRHVSRAESIRKIAVLSGDFTEANGLLTPSLKVKRDVAIERFADRIDEIYGGPVRASDPAGE; encoded by the coding sequence ATGACGAACCCGCCCGACTCCCCCTCCCCCGTCGCCCCCGCCGGAAGCGGCGCCCTGGAGTGGCACGCCCCCACCCTCGTGCGCATTAACGAGAAGACCACCGTGCCCGCCCTGCTGCGCGAGCGGGTCTCCCGTTCGGCCAACCGCGCGCTCATCGCCCGCAAGCAGGAGATGGGCGAGGTGTGGCGCACGATCACCGCCCGCGAGTTCTCCGAGGAGGTCGACGCCGTCGCCTGCGGGCTCATCGGCCTGGGACTGGAGCCCGGTGCGCGCGTCGCCATTATGTCGCGCACCCGCTACGAGTGGACGCTGCTGGACTTCGCCTGCTGGACCGCCGCCCTGGTCCCGGTGCCCATCTACGAGACGAGCTCGTCGGAGCAGATCGCCCACGTGCTCACCGACGCCGACGTGAGCCTCGTCGTCGCCGAGACGATCACCATGGCCGAGCTCGCCCGCGCGGCCGCCGCCGCCGCGGGCCGGGAGGGCACCCCGGTGCTGTCCCTGGACACCGAGGCCATCCGCACCATCACCGAGGCCGGCGCCTCCGTCCCGCCCCAGGCCCTGGCCGAGCGCGCCGAGGATCTGACGACCTCCTCGCTCGCCACCATCGTCTACACCTCGGGGACCACCGGCACCCCCAAGGGAACCGTCCTGTCCCACGGCAATTTCACCGAACTGTGCGTCAACGCGCACCGGTGGATGCCGGAGATCGCCATGGGGACCGACTCGCGCCTGCTGCTCTTCCTGCCGCTGGCCCACGTCTTCGCGCGCTTCCTGGAGGTCTTCCAGATCACCGGGGCGGGCGTCATCGGCCACACCCCCGACACCAAGAACCTCCTGTCCGACCTGGCCTCCTTCCGCCCCTCCTACCTGCTGGTGGTGCCGCGGGTCCTGGAGAAGATCTACAACTCCGCCGACGCCAGGGCCGGGTCGGGCGGCGCCCGCAGGGTGTTCCGCTGGGCGGCCAAGACCGCCGTCGACTACTCCCGGGCCCTGGACACCCCGGAGGGGCCGTCCCGCTCACTGCGGGCGCAGCGGGCCGTGGCCGACCGCCTCGTCTTCCGCCGCATCCGCACCCTCGTGGGCGGCAACGCCGACTGGATCATCTCCGGCGGGGCGCCGCTGTCCCAGCGCCTGGCCCACTTCTATCGGGGGCTGGGCATCCCCGTCCTGGAGGGCTACGGCCTGACCGAGACTGTGGGCCCGGTCTCGGTCAACACGCCCCGACTGAGCAAGATCGGCACCGTGGGCCCGCCCCTGCCGCCCGTGGCTGTGCGCGTGTCCGAGGACGGGGAGATCCTCGTCAAGGGCCCCTCGGTGTTCCAGGGCTACCACAACGACCCCGCGGCCACGGCGGCGGCCTTCACGCCCGACGGCTGGTTCCGCACCGGCGACCTGGGCTCCCTGGACCGGGACGGATACGTGAGCATCACGGGGCGGGCCAAGGAGATCATTGTGACGGCCGGCGGTAAGAACGTGGCCCCGGCCGGCCTGGAGGACCCCCTGCGCGGACACCCGCTCATCAGCCAGGTGGTCGTCGTCGGCGAGAAGCGCCCCTTCGTGGCCGCACTCATCACCCTCGACGCCGAAATGCTGCCCGGCTGGCTGCGCAACCACGGACTGCCCCCCATGACGGTGGCCGAGGCCGCCTCCGACCCGCACGTCCTGGCCGCCCTCGACCGGGCGGTGGAGCGGGCCAACCGGCACGTCTCACGGGCGGAGTCGATCCGCAAGATCGCGGTTCTCAGCGGGGACTTCACGGAGGCCAACGGCCTGCTCACGCCCTCGCTCAAGGTCAAGCGCGACGTGGCCATTGAGCGCTTCGCCGACCGCATCGACGAGATCTACGGCGGGCCGGTGCGCGCGTCCGACCCGGCGGGCGAGTGA
- a CDS encoding MptD family putative ECF transporter S component, whose amino-acid sequence MTTTSTARAARMTSPRNLINAGVFTALYFIALFATGMLGIFHPAMMFAGWSLGIVVCAIICMLYIARTRAFGAYTVMGLVIGVLMIATGHAWITPLISTPLGLAADAITRSGGYTRTFTNALGFAVFSMWIIGPLLPIIWASDAYFADISRSMGQEYADGYRSLVTVPVIAGWAVVVAIISYGCALLGMKVLHKHFERAGVA is encoded by the coding sequence GTGACGACCACCAGCACCGCCCGCGCGGCGCGCATGACCTCGCCGCGCAACCTCATTAATGCGGGAGTCTTCACGGCCCTGTACTTCATAGCCCTGTTCGCCACCGGCATGCTCGGCATCTTCCACCCGGCCATGATGTTCGCGGGCTGGTCCCTGGGCATAGTCGTGTGCGCCATTATCTGCATGCTCTACATCGCCCGCACCCGGGCCTTCGGCGCCTACACCGTCATGGGCCTCGTGATCGGCGTGCTCATGATCGCCACCGGCCACGCCTGGATCACCCCCCTCATCTCCACGCCCCTGGGCCTGGCCGCCGACGCCATCACCCGCAGCGGCGGATACACCCGGACCTTCACCAACGCCCTGGGCTTCGCCGTCTTCTCCATGTGGATCATCGGCCCGCTGCTGCCGATCATCTGGGCCTCCGACGCCTACTTCGCCGACATCAGCCGCTCCATGGGCCAGGAGTACGCCGACGGCTACCGCTCGCTGGTCACCGTTCCGGTCATCGCCGGCTGGGCCGTCGTCGTCGCCATTATCTCCTACGGCTGCGCCCTGCTGGGGATGAAAGTGCTCCACAAGCACTTCGAGCGCGCGGGCGTCGCCTGA
- a CDS encoding chorismate mutase, translated as MSAAGAAPGARRAPDDGAGAGAVPPRLAAYRATIDNLDAALVHLLAERFRCTQRVGELKAELDLPPSDPEREERQVARLRELAAQSGLDPVFAEKFFAFVVAEVIRHHEAIRQGAVREDRGR; from the coding sequence ATGAGCGCGGCGGGCGCGGCGCCCGGGGCCCGCCGCGCGCCGGACGACGGGGCGGGGGCGGGCGCCGTACCGCCCCGGCTCGCCGCCTACCGCGCCACCATCGACAATCTCGACGCCGCCCTGGTGCACCTGCTCGCCGAGCGTTTCCGGTGCACCCAGCGGGTGGGCGAGCTCAAGGCCGAGCTCGACCTGCCGCCGTCGGACCCGGAGCGCGAGGAGCGGCAGGTGGCGCGGCTGCGCGAACTGGCCGCGCAGTCGGGCCTCGACCCGGTCTTCGCCGAGAAATTCTTCGCCTTCGTCGTCGCCGAGGTCATCCGCCACCACGAGGCCATCCGCCAGGGCGCGGTCCGGGAGGACCGGGGGCGCTGA